TTTTTCAAGCTGAGGTAATGTCTGCTGCCAATGTTCATCCGCATTCAACCACAAAGAGTCAGATTGTCCAGTAAGATAAGGAATTGTCGGCAAAAATTCACAAGTAACGCCATAATCTTCATAGGGTTTCTTATAAAGCCCTAGATCACTGACACTGAGTGTACCCAGTGTTTCACCATGATAACTATTTTCTAAGGCCACGAAATTTGTTTTATGAGAGAGGCCTTTTAGTTGCGAAGCATGTAAAGCAAGCTTCATGGCGATTTCAACAGCGCTTGACCCATCACTCGCAAAAAAAACATGCTGATTGCCACTTAAACTAGCCATTTTTTCACCAAACTCCGCTAGGAGAGGATGAGTTGTATTTGCTCCAATGACATGCTCAAACATTTCCAATTGTTTTTGGATAGCAGAAATAACAGCAGGATGACCATGACCTAAAGCTTTGCACCACCAGCTTGATAATGCATCAATAAGAGGACCTTTATCGGTATATAAATAACTTCCTTTTGCAGAATTGACAATTAAAGGAGGGCAGGTTTGAAAATCTTTCATTTGGGCGCATGGATGCCAAATGTGCTTGAGATCTTTATCGATAATTAGATTGCTGTTAACCATTAATAGACTTTTAGGTTGACAATAAATGCGCTGACTTTATCATGTTGACATCCTAAGCGAAAGTGATGCCAGACATCGCTTTGAGAATAAGAATAATCAAGGGGAAAACGTGAATAAACCTGTGCAGTGGACTCTCAGTGAAATTACCAGAATCTATGAACAACCTTTCAATGACTTAATTTATGCAGCACACCGTGTTCACAGAGAAAATCATCCTGACAACGCAGTGCAACTTGCAAAACTATTAAGTATTAAAACGGGGGCTTGTCCTGAGGATTGCGGATATTGTTCACAAAGCGGTCATCACAGTACCCACGTTGAGAAAGAAAATTTGATGACTGTCGAACAAGTTTTAAGTAAAGCCCAAGAAGCTAAAGATAATGGCGCCAAACGCTTTTGCATGGGTGCCGCATGGCGCTGCCCTCCAGATAAAGCAATGCCTCAATTGAAAGACATGATCGCAGGGGTTAAAGCGATGGGATTAGAAACCTGTATGACTTTAGGCATGTTAAGCGCCCAACAAGCCAATACTCTAAAAGAAGCAGGTTTAGATTACTATAATCATAATATTGATACCTCACCATCCTACTATGACAAAGTAGCAACCACTCGAAAATTTAGTGATCGACTAGAAACCATTGAACATGTACGTCAAGCGGGGATTCGCGTTTGCTGCGGTGGAATCTTGGGATTGGGTGAAACTCGCGAAGATAGAATAGAGTTTTTAATGACATTAGCCAATATGGAAACTCCACCAGAAAGTGTGCCCATTAATCGATTAATTCCTGTTGAAGGAACTCCTCTTGCAAAAGCACAGCCCGTTGAAGGAATAGAACTTGTTCGAACAATTGCCACAGCACGACTTTTGATGCCAAAAAGCGTCATTCGTTTAACGGCAGGTAGAACGGAAATGACTGATGAACTACAAGCTCTTTGTTATTTTGCGGGTGCAAATTCGATTTTTATTGGTAATAAATTACTTACAGAACCCAATCCCAAACAAGACAAGGATCAACTCTTGTTTGAGAAATTAGGTTTAAGAGCATTTGCTGAAGCATGATAGAAGACTCTCTCAACAATTATTCCCAGGAACTGCGAACTACAGGTCTGCATCGTCAACGCCGACTAGT
The nucleotide sequence above comes from Legionella hackeliae. Encoded proteins:
- the bioB gene encoding biotin synthase BioB, which codes for MNKPVQWTLSEITRIYEQPFNDLIYAAHRVHRENHPDNAVQLAKLLSIKTGACPEDCGYCSQSGHHSTHVEKENLMTVEQVLSKAQEAKDNGAKRFCMGAAWRCPPDKAMPQLKDMIAGVKAMGLETCMTLGMLSAQQANTLKEAGLDYYNHNIDTSPSYYDKVATTRKFSDRLETIEHVRQAGIRVCCGGILGLGETREDRIEFLMTLANMETPPESVPINRLIPVEGTPLAKAQPVEGIELVRTIATARLLMPKSVIRLTAGRTEMTDELQALCYFAGANSIFIGNKLLTEPNPKQDKDQLLFEKLGLRAFAEA